In Tessaracoccus flavus, the following are encoded in one genomic region:
- a CDS encoding glutamine--tRNA ligase/YqeY domain fusion protein, with product MTDAMPSNFIYDAVRADVEQGRRGGRVQTRFPPEPNGYLHIGHAKAIVVDFGVAADFGGICVLRLDDTNPETEESSFVDGIISDIEWLGYEPADVRYASDYFDQLYRWAEELIEKGLAYVDDQDGEAISAGRGGYGKRGINSPFRDRPVDENLALFRRMKDGEYADGSRVLRAKIDMNHENMQLRDPIMYRIRRVPHHRTGDTWSIYPTYDWAHGQSDAIEGVTHSLCTLEFESHRPLYDWFLTKLAIPDAPRQYEFARLELTHTVTSKRRLAKLVMDGLVDGWDDPRMPTLRGLRRRGYPPVAIRSFCREVGTTRTNSRQSIEALESYVRRELNATAQRRMAVLKPLKLRITNWPTDASGAPVVEHFELANNPERPEDGTRLVPFSGELWIEQDDFQEVPPPKYFRLSPGREVRLRGAYFVTATDVVKDDDGAIVEVLATHDPETKGGNAPDNRRVKSTMHWVSAAHAQDAKVFLYDRLFSAEAPGERTGEALDDLNPNSREEVAGCKVEGALADVRPGEVVQFERLGYFAADLDHPMLFHRTVGLRDEWAAIQKRG from the coding sequence ATGACCGACGCGATGCCCTCGAACTTCATCTACGACGCCGTGCGAGCGGACGTCGAACAGGGCCGGCGCGGCGGGCGCGTACAGACGCGGTTCCCACCCGAACCGAACGGTTACCTCCACATCGGCCACGCGAAGGCGATCGTCGTCGACTTCGGGGTGGCTGCGGACTTCGGCGGCATCTGCGTGTTGCGCCTCGACGACACCAACCCCGAAACCGAGGAGAGCAGCTTCGTCGACGGCATCATCTCCGACATCGAGTGGCTCGGCTACGAACCTGCGGACGTGCGCTACGCCTCGGACTACTTCGACCAGCTCTACCGCTGGGCCGAGGAGCTGATCGAGAAGGGGCTGGCCTACGTCGACGACCAGGACGGCGAGGCCATCTCCGCCGGCCGCGGCGGCTATGGCAAGCGCGGGATCAACTCCCCGTTCCGGGACCGCCCGGTCGATGAGAACCTCGCTCTGTTCCGGCGGATGAAGGACGGCGAGTACGCCGACGGGTCGCGGGTGCTCCGGGCGAAGATCGACATGAATCACGAGAACATGCAGCTGCGCGACCCGATCATGTACCGCATCCGCAGGGTCCCGCACCACCGCACGGGAGACACCTGGTCCATCTACCCCACCTACGACTGGGCCCACGGACAGTCCGACGCCATCGAGGGCGTCACGCACTCGCTCTGCACGCTGGAGTTCGAGTCGCACCGACCGCTCTACGACTGGTTCCTCACGAAGCTCGCCATCCCCGATGCTCCGCGGCAGTACGAGTTCGCGCGCCTCGAGCTGACCCACACCGTCACGTCCAAGCGACGGCTGGCCAAGCTGGTCATGGACGGCCTGGTGGACGGCTGGGACGACCCGCGGATGCCGACGCTCAGAGGGCTACGGCGCCGAGGCTACCCGCCGGTCGCGATTCGTTCCTTCTGCCGCGAAGTGGGCACCACGCGGACCAATTCGCGCCAGTCGATCGAGGCCCTCGAGTCGTATGTGAGGCGGGAACTCAACGCGACGGCCCAGCGACGGATGGCGGTGCTCAAGCCGCTCAAGCTGCGCATCACCAACTGGCCCACCGACGCCTCGGGCGCCCCTGTCGTCGAGCACTTCGAGCTCGCGAACAACCCCGAGCGCCCCGAGGACGGCACCCGGCTGGTCCCCTTCAGCGGAGAGCTCTGGATCGAGCAGGACGACTTCCAGGAGGTGCCTCCACCGAAGTACTTCCGCCTCTCCCCCGGCCGGGAGGTGCGCCTGCGCGGCGCCTACTTCGTGACCGCCACCGATGTGGTCAAGGACGACGACGGCGCGATCGTCGAGGTGCTGGCCACCCACGACCCAGAGACCAAGGGCGGCAACGCGCCCGACAACCGGCGCGTGAAGTCCACCATGCACTGGGTGTCCGCGGCCCACGCCCAGGACGCCAAGGTCTTCCTCTACGACCGTCTGTTCAGCGCCGAAGCCCCGGGCGAGCGCACGGGCGAGGCCCTGGACGACCTGAACCCGAACTCACGCGAGGAGGTCGCCGGCTGCAAGGTCGAGGGCGCACTCGCCGATGTGCGTCCCGGCGAGGTGGTGCAGTTCGAGAGGTTGGGCTACTTCGCAGCCGATCTCGACCACCCGATGCTCTTCCATCGCACCGTTGGGCTGCGCGACGAGTGGGCTGCGATCCAGAAGCGCGG